Proteins from a single region of Acidobacteriota bacterium:
- the pyrH gene encoding UMP kinase → MTDTAPSAPAFRRVLLKLSGEALMGEQQFGIDPHVASQIAREVGEIQQLGVQVAIVIGGGNIFRGIAASTKGMDRAQADYMGMLGTVINALALQDALEQIGVVTRVLTAIEMRSVAEPFIRRRAVRHIEKGRVVIFAAGTGNPYFTTDTAAALRAMEMKAEVILKATKVDGIYSADPVTNPNATRFEQITYLEVLEKQLKVMDATAISLCMDNHLPIIVFNLRTPGNMKRAIMGESIGTTVKT, encoded by the coding sequence ATGACCGACACCGCGCCTTCCGCTCCCGCCTTTCGCCGTGTGCTGCTCAAGCTGTCAGGGGAAGCCCTGATGGGTGAGCAGCAGTTCGGCATCGATCCCCACGTGGCCTCGCAGATTGCCCGCGAGGTGGGCGAGATCCAGCAACTCGGCGTGCAGGTGGCCATCGTCATCGGCGGCGGCAACATCTTCCGCGGGATCGCCGCGAGCACGAAGGGCATGGATCGCGCCCAGGCCGACTACATGGGCATGCTGGGCACGGTTATCAACGCGCTGGCGCTGCAGGATGCGCTCGAGCAGATTGGCGTCGTCACGCGCGTGCTGACGGCGATCGAGATGCGGTCGGTGGCGGAGCCGTTCATCCGGCGCCGGGCGGTCCGGCACATCGAGAAGGGCCGCGTGGTGATCTTCGCCGCCGGCACGGGCAATCCGTACTTCACGACCGATACGGCGGCGGCGCTGCGCGCGATGGAGATGAAGGCCGAGGTCATCCTCAAGGCGACCAAGGTCGACGGCATCTACTCGGCTGATCCGGTCACGAACCCGAACGCGACGAGGTTCGAGCAGATCACGTATCTGGAGGTGCTGGAGAAGCAGCTCAAGGTGATGGACGCGACGGCGATCTCGCTCTGTATGGACAATCACCTTCCCATCATCGTGTTCAACCTTCGCACCCCGGGGAACATGAAGCGTGCCATCATGGGCGAATCCATCGGCACCACCGTCAAGACATAG
- the pilM gene encoding type IV pilus assembly protein PilM, translating into MFGIGKSKTVVGLDIGSSAVKAVELKAVARGYRVSAIASEAIPPDSIVDGAIIDGVGVAEAIRRVLDQAGIKSRGVAASLSGNAVIVKKINLPQMTESELSETIRWEAEQYIPFDVQDVNLDYQILDAGGTDGKAAMDVLLVAAKKDKIGDYTSVISQAGRVPVVIDVDAFAMQNAFEANYDADPAEVNVLMNVGASAVNINIVRGGASVFTRDISVGGHAFTEAIQREFNLPFAQAEQAKRGEAVAGTAIEEVRVVLKAVTENVLLEVQKTFDFFRATATSERLDRIMVCGGGSRVDGFIGALGERFGLPVEPLDPFRRILLDAAKFGVTAADAASTSVVAVGLALRREGDR; encoded by the coding sequence GTGTTCGGCATCGGCAAGTCCAAGACGGTCGTCGGGCTCGACATCGGATCAAGCGCCGTCAAGGCGGTCGAACTCAAGGCGGTGGCCCGGGGGTACCGCGTCTCCGCAATCGCCAGTGAGGCGATCCCGCCAGACAGTATCGTCGACGGCGCCATCATCGACGGGGTCGGCGTCGCCGAGGCGATCCGTCGCGTCCTCGACCAGGCGGGCATCAAGTCCCGCGGGGTGGCGGCGTCGCTCTCGGGCAATGCCGTGATCGTCAAGAAGATCAATCTCCCGCAGATGACCGAGTCGGAATTGTCCGAGACGATTCGGTGGGAGGCCGAGCAGTACATTCCCTTCGACGTGCAGGACGTCAATCTCGACTATCAGATTCTCGACGCGGGCGGCACGGATGGAAAGGCGGCGATGGACGTGCTGCTGGTCGCGGCCAAGAAGGACAAGATCGGAGACTACACGAGCGTGATCTCACAAGCCGGTCGCGTGCCGGTGGTCATCGATGTCGATGCCTTCGCGATGCAGAACGCCTTCGAGGCCAATTACGACGCGGACCCGGCCGAGGTGAACGTGCTGATGAACGTAGGCGCGAGCGCCGTCAACATCAACATCGTTCGCGGCGGGGCCTCCGTCTTCACCCGCGATATCTCGGTCGGCGGCCATGCGTTCACCGAAGCGATCCAGCGCGAGTTCAACCTGCCATTCGCGCAGGCCGAGCAGGCCAAGCGCGGCGAGGCCGTCGCCGGCACGGCGATCGAGGAGGTCCGCGTCGTGCTGAAGGCGGTCACCGAGAACGTGCTGCTCGAGGTCCAGAAGACCTTCGACTTCTTCCGGGCGACGGCCACCTCCGAGCGCCTCGACCGCATCATGGTCTGCGGCGGCGGTTCCCGGGTGGATGGGTTCATCGGCGCGCTCGGTGAGCGATTCGGGCTGCCCGTGGAACCGCTCGATCCGTTCCGCCGCATCCTTCTGGACGCGGCGAAGTTCGGCGTCACAGCGGCCGACGCGGCCTCGACGTCAGTGGTGGCCGTGGGGTTGGCGTTGCGGCGGGAGGGCGACCGATGA
- the tsf gene encoding translation elongation factor Ts, with protein sequence MSITADQVKTLREKTGAGMMECKAALTETNGNIEEAVTVLRKRGLAQAAKRAGRNTSQGLVGSYIHMGGKIGVLLEVNCESDFVARTEDFQHLVKELAMHIAAADPKYVRREDVPAELVEKEKAIYRSQFEGSGKPAQVIEKIVEGKLGSLYSQIALLDQPSVRDQTITVGQMVSQAIAKTGENIVVSRFSRFRLGESGE encoded by the coding sequence ATGAGCATCACAGCAGATCAGGTGAAGACCCTTCGGGAAAAGACGGGCGCGGGCATGATGGAATGCAAGGCCGCCCTGACCGAAACCAACGGAAACATCGAGGAGGCCGTCACCGTCCTCCGCAAGCGGGGTCTGGCCCAGGCCGCCAAGCGGGCCGGCCGGAACACGTCGCAAGGACTCGTCGGCAGCTACATCCACATGGGCGGCAAGATCGGCGTCCTGCTGGAAGTCAACTGCGAATCCGATTTCGTCGCGCGCACCGAGGATTTCCAACACCTCGTCAAGGAACTGGCGATGCACATCGCGGCGGCCGATCCGAAGTACGTGCGCCGGGAAGACGTGCCGGCCGAACTCGTCGAGAAGGAGAAGGCAATCTACCGGAGCCAGTTCGAGGGTTCGGGCAAACCCGCACAGGTGATCGAGAAGATCGTCGAGGGCAAGCTCGGCAGTTTGTACAGCCAGATCGCGCTGCTCGATCAGCCGTCGGTGCGTGACCAGACCATCACGGTCGGTCAGATGGTGTCGCAGGCGATCGCCAAGACCGGCGAGAACATTGTCGTGTCACGGTTCAGCCGGTTCAGGCTGGGCGAGAGCGGCGAGTAG
- the rpsB gene encoding 30S ribosomal protein S2 → MSGIAIKELLEAGVHFGHQTKRWNPKMKSYIFGERNGIYIIDLGKTSKLYREAEEFVTNLAADGGTVLFVGTKRQAQDAVADESQRCGMHFVNQRWLGGLLTNFTTIQRSLARLRELEAMSTDGRYESLSKKEVAGIEKEKKKISKNLDGIRQMTKLPDAIFVVDTRKEKIAVDEARKLKIPVIGVVDTNCDPEDVDFVIPGNDDALRSIRLFTSHIADAILAGRGMRESAHAEAQAEADAAAATDRAARTAARRPKPDATPAPPAPPAPPAPAAAPASA, encoded by the coding sequence TTGAGCGGGATCGCCATCAAGGAACTGCTGGAAGCCGGGGTGCACTTCGGTCACCAGACCAAGCGCTGGAATCCGAAGATGAAATCGTACATCTTCGGAGAACGCAACGGCATCTACATCATCGACCTGGGCAAGACGTCGAAGCTCTACCGCGAAGCGGAGGAGTTCGTGACGAACCTGGCGGCCGACGGTGGCACGGTGCTCTTCGTCGGAACGAAGCGTCAGGCACAGGACGCGGTGGCTGACGAGTCGCAGCGGTGCGGCATGCACTTCGTGAACCAGCGCTGGCTGGGCGGGCTGCTGACCAACTTCACGACGATCCAGCGCAGCTTGGCGCGCCTGCGCGAGCTCGAGGCGATGAGCACCGACGGCCGGTACGAGTCGCTCTCGAAGAAGGAAGTCGCGGGCATCGAGAAAGAGAAGAAGAAGATCTCGAAGAATCTCGATGGCATCAGGCAGATGACGAAGCTGCCCGACGCGATTTTCGTCGTGGACACGCGCAAAGAGAAGATCGCGGTCGACGAGGCCCGCAAGCTGAAAATCCCGGTGATTGGCGTCGTCGACACCAACTGCGACCCGGAAGACGTCGATTTCGTGATTCCGGGCAACGACGATGCGCTGCGGTCGATCCGGCTGTTCACCTCGCACATCGCCGATGCGATCCTGGCGGGTCGCGGCATGAGGGAATCGGCCCACGCCGAAGCGCAGGCAGAAGCCGACGCGGCGGCGGCGACCGACCGGGCGGCGAGGACCGCGGCACGCCGGCCCAAGCCGGATGCCACACCTGCCCCACCGGCTCCACCGGCCCCGCCAGCACCGGCGGCAGCACCGGCATCGGCCTGA
- the rplM gene encoding 50S ribosomal protein L13 produces the protein MRTYTANLAELDRQWVEIDADGKVLGRVATHAARLLMGKHRPIYTPFLDTGDFVIVVNAGRVRLTGRKEEDKIYRRHSGYEGGLREERASVVRARTPIRLVEEAVRGMLPKTKLGDAMYRKLKVYAGATHPHTAQKPHKLEVA, from the coding sequence ATGCGAACGTACACGGCGAATCTCGCCGAACTGGATCGGCAGTGGGTCGAGATCGATGCCGACGGAAAAGTGCTGGGGCGCGTGGCCACACATGCCGCCCGGCTGTTGATGGGCAAGCACCGTCCGATCTATACGCCCTTTCTCGACACGGGTGACTTCGTCATCGTCGTCAACGCGGGCCGCGTTCGGCTGACGGGCCGCAAGGAAGAAGACAAGATCTACCGGCGCCACAGCGGGTATGAAGGCGGCTTGCGCGAAGAGCGCGCCAGCGTCGTGCGCGCGCGAACGCCGATTCGCCTCGTCGAGGAAGCGGTTCGGGGCATGCTGCCGAAGACGAAGCTGGGCGATGCGATGTATCGCAAGCTGAAAGTGTACGCGGGCGCCACCCACCCGCATACCGCGCAGAAACCACACAAGCTCGAGGTAGCGTAA
- a CDS encoding PilN domain-containing protein, whose product MIHINLLSPDHERPKRRTAISSFDASGQKVTVACTLILALAGVGVAWWYWSLQQESNRLADMLVSAQQESERLRTNILQVQKFEEQRAQLQQRVTLIEQLRRGQSGPVHMLDQISRSLPEQLWLTQLDQKGADLTIEGRCVALTSLSDFVGNLERSGWFTKPVEIIDSKLDQVQGAETSLIRFTIKARFAPPGA is encoded by the coding sequence ATGATCCACATCAACCTGCTGAGCCCGGATCACGAGCGGCCCAAGCGGCGCACGGCCATCTCATCGTTTGACGCGTCCGGCCAGAAGGTGACGGTCGCCTGCACGCTGATTCTCGCGCTGGCGGGTGTGGGCGTGGCGTGGTGGTACTGGTCGCTGCAGCAGGAGTCGAACCGCCTGGCGGACATGCTGGTCAGTGCGCAGCAGGAGAGCGAGCGGCTGCGAACCAACATCCTCCAGGTGCAGAAGTTCGAGGAACAGCGGGCGCAACTGCAGCAGCGGGTCACGCTGATCGAGCAATTGCGGCGCGGACAAAGCGGGCCCGTCCACATGCTGGACCAGATCAGCCGCAGTCTGCCAGAGCAGCTGTGGCTCACGCAGCTCGATCAGAAGGGCGCCGACCTGACCATCGAGGGACGGTGCGTCGCGCTGACATCACTGTCGGATTTTGTCGGCAATCTCGAGCGGAGCGGGTGGTTTACCAAGCCTGTCGAGATCATCGACAGCAAGCTGGATCAGGTGCAGGGGGCCGAGACGTCCCTGATCCGGTTTACGATCAAGGCGCGTTTCGCGCCCCCGGGCGCCTGA
- a CDS encoding tetratricopeptide repeat protein — protein sequence MRIDELRGRLQKDPASIAFAQLAEEYRRAGRLREAIETCRTGLTRHPGYLSARVTLGRALLDVDQLDDACRELSGVLKQAPENLAAIRGLAEVHRRRGELPEALEQFEDVIALGGGDSNTEQLVRDLRREIGGQATAATHHAASPDDASGPATTAADRTDIGRARRVSAYLHRWLEAIMADRRRRLYPEHA from the coding sequence ATGCGCATCGACGAGCTTCGAGGCCGCCTCCAGAAGGATCCGGCCTCGATTGCTTTTGCGCAGCTCGCCGAGGAATACCGCCGCGCTGGCCGCCTCCGGGAAGCGATCGAGACGTGCCGGACCGGCCTGACCAGGCATCCCGGGTATCTATCCGCCCGCGTCACGCTTGGACGAGCCCTGCTGGACGTGGACCAACTGGATGACGCCTGCCGGGAGCTCTCCGGTGTTCTGAAACAGGCTCCGGAGAATCTCGCCGCGATTCGCGGTCTGGCCGAGGTTCACCGTCGCCGTGGTGAGCTGCCCGAAGCGCTCGAACAGTTCGAGGACGTCATCGCGCTGGGGGGCGGCGACTCGAACACGGAGCAGCTCGTGCGGGACTTGCGCCGCGAGATCGGAGGGCAGGCCACCGCCGCCACACACCACGCGGCATCACCGGATGACGCCAGCGGGCCTGCCACGACGGCAGCCGACCGTACGGATATAGGGCGTGCCCGGCGCGTGTCAGCCTATCTGCATCGCTGGCTTGAGGCAATCATGGCGGATCGGCGTCGCCGGCTCTACCCGGAACATGCCTAA
- the frr gene encoding ribosome recycling factor: protein MDVIDLKSLYADLKKRMDAVIDHLGHELAGVRTGRATINILDPVHVDAYGSRMPLNQVASLSVPDPMTIVAQPFDPSLLAAIEKAIRASDLGLNPNNDGKLVRIPIPPLTEERRREMSRHVHKLSEEARNNVRQARRDANEKLKKLLKDKLVSEDDERKGLDEVQKVTDHHIHVVDDLQKKKDTELLGK, encoded by the coding sequence ATGGATGTCATCGATCTCAAGAGCCTGTACGCCGATCTCAAGAAGCGCATGGACGCGGTGATCGACCATTTGGGTCACGAACTAGCCGGCGTGCGCACGGGGCGCGCCACCATCAACATTCTCGATCCGGTGCATGTCGACGCCTACGGTTCGCGGATGCCACTCAATCAGGTGGCGTCGCTGTCGGTGCCCGATCCGATGACCATCGTCGCGCAACCGTTCGATCCCTCGCTGCTCGCGGCGATCGAGAAGGCGATCCGCGCATCGGATCTCGGATTGAATCCCAACAACGACGGCAAGCTCGTGCGCATCCCGATCCCCCCGCTGACCGAGGAGCGGCGCAGGGAGATGTCGCGGCACGTGCACAAGCTTTCCGAGGAGGCGCGCAACAACGTGCGGCAAGCCAGGCGCGACGCCAACGAGAAGCTCAAGAAGCTGCTCAAGGACAAGCTGGTCTCGGAAGACGATGAGCGTAAGGGCCTCGACGAGGTCCAGAAGGTCACCGACCACCATATCCACGTCGTTGACGATCTGCAGAAGAAGAAGGACACCGAACTGCTCGGAAAGTGA
- the pilQ gene encoding type IV pilus secretin PilQ, which yields MTQAGLLAMLVAGAALLVSPLHATGDGVAGARLVGVSTRVEGRATAVVIETSAPVAYVAAQPDPLTLLVDLRNVTTGSSPFVAKPTGMLADLRVQSVQADDGAPLARIRLTLAKPGKPTVRSRWNTVIVEFGTRLGDAALAPAVAGPDPASAVPQSVGSAPSSLARAETTPAAAVVAVPPATAPAPSPMTQADPSAQGAKKYTGHLISLDFQQADLRAVLRSFTEISGLNVIVDPSINGTVDVVLKEVPWDQALEYILKANKLGYAIENNVVRIAPLAVLAEEETARQKLKDAQAMSGELKVLTRTLSYAKAADLQALVKKTLTQRGDVQMDPRTNTLIISDLPAALEQVGQLLTTLDRPEPQVEVEARIVQTSRDSARALGVQWGLSGKAVPQLGNTTPLTFPNQVALEGRGGDKSQTAQGGTLANAVNLGAAGATTTLGLAMGSVTGAFNLDVALSALERKGSARVLSSPRVMMQNNYEAEMTQGVQIPIQTQANNTVTVTFKDAALTLKVRPQITASNTVIMDVKLENASADFSKAVNGIPPINTQRAWTQVLVNDNDTIVIGGIVISQEQTQNDKVPLMARIPLLGWLFKRDTFSDENRELLIFITPRIRR from the coding sequence ATGACACAAGCAGGCCTGCTGGCCATGCTGGTGGCAGGCGCGGCGCTGCTGGTCTCACCCCTGCATGCCACCGGCGACGGCGTCGCTGGAGCACGGCTGGTCGGCGTGTCGACCCGGGTTGAGGGTCGCGCGACCGCGGTGGTGATCGAGACCAGCGCCCCGGTCGCCTACGTGGCCGCGCAGCCGGATCCCCTCACGCTGCTGGTTGATCTGCGCAATGTTACGACCGGATCATCGCCGTTCGTGGCGAAACCGACCGGAATGCTCGCTGACCTGCGCGTCCAATCCGTGCAGGCCGACGACGGCGCCCCGTTGGCCCGCATCAGGTTGACGCTCGCCAAGCCGGGCAAACCGACCGTGCGCAGCCGGTGGAACACCGTGATCGTCGAGTTCGGCACCCGGCTCGGTGATGCCGCCCTCGCGCCCGCAGTCGCGGGCCCGGATCCGGCGTCCGCCGTACCGCAGAGCGTGGGCTCCGCCCCGTCCTCCCTCGCGCGGGCCGAGACGACTCCCGCAGCGGCCGTCGTGGCGGTCCCCCCGGCCACCGCGCCGGCTCCCTCCCCGATGACACAGGCCGATCCGTCGGCTCAGGGCGCGAAAAAGTACACGGGCCACCTCATCAGCCTCGATTTCCAGCAGGCCGACCTGCGAGCGGTCCTCCGCAGCTTCACAGAAATCAGCGGCCTCAATGTCATCGTCGATCCCAGCATCAATGGGACCGTTGATGTCGTCTTGAAAGAGGTCCCGTGGGATCAGGCGCTCGAATACATCCTCAAGGCCAACAAGCTGGGTTACGCCATCGAGAACAACGTCGTCCGAATCGCGCCGCTCGCCGTGCTGGCCGAGGAGGAAACGGCACGACAGAAGCTGAAGGACGCCCAGGCCATGTCGGGCGAGCTGAAGGTGCTGACCAGGACGTTGAGTTACGCGAAGGCGGCTGATCTGCAGGCGCTGGTGAAGAAGACGCTGACCCAGCGTGGCGACGTTCAGATGGATCCGCGCACCAACACACTGATCATCAGTGACCTGCCGGCGGCGCTCGAGCAGGTGGGGCAGTTGCTCACGACACTGGATCGCCCTGAGCCACAGGTGGAAGTCGAAGCTCGCATCGTCCAGACATCTCGCGACAGCGCCCGGGCCCTCGGCGTCCAGTGGGGCTTGTCGGGCAAGGCCGTGCCGCAGCTGGGCAACACCACGCCGCTGACGTTCCCGAACCAGGTCGCGCTCGAAGGCCGGGGTGGGGATAAGTCGCAGACCGCGCAGGGCGGGACGCTCGCCAACGCCGTCAACCTGGGCGCCGCCGGCGCCACCACGACGCTCGGCTTGGCGATGGGATCGGTCACGGGCGCTTTCAACCTCGACGTGGCGCTTTCCGCGCTGGAGCGGAAGGGCAGTGCCCGCGTGCTCTCGTCACCCCGCGTCATGATGCAGAACAACTACGAAGCCGAGATGACGCAGGGCGTCCAGATCCCAATCCAGACTCAGGCGAACAACACGGTGACCGTCACGTTCAAGGACGCGGCGCTCACGCTGAAAGTCCGGCCGCAGATTACCGCGTCGAACACCGTCATCATGGACGTCAAGCTCGAAAACGCCTCGGCGGACTTCTCGAAAGCCGTCAACGGCATTCCCCCGATCAACACGCAGCGCGCCTGGACGCAGGTGCTTGTCAACGACAACGACACCATTGTCATCGGCGGCATCGTCATCAGCCAGGAGCAGACGCAGAACGACAAGGTGCCGCTCATGGCGCGCATTCCGCTTCTCGGGTGGCTGTTCAAGCGCGACACGTTTTCCGACGAGAACCGTGAGCTTCTGATTTTCATCACGCCGCGGATCCGCCGGTAG
- a CDS encoding PKD domain-containing protein has protein sequence MTRRIIVFAMGAAVALAGSLGCTTKIDAPPLTGPSELSTSIAVYANPDSLARNGAAQSQITIQARNASNQPIPSLTLTLATRGLDALGRTVVGDVGQLSASQMTTGGDGRASVYYNAPNTALNTLVSVMILVTPVGADASGALPRSVTIRLTSAAIANPPIASFTFLPAAPIGDQSVYFNASASSPGSSPISSYSWDFGDGSRGSGIVQSHSFNGCSGTASNTTSGIFVVRLTVADLLGSSTEFATVVTVLKCKP, from the coding sequence ATGACGCGTAGAATCATCGTCTTCGCAATGGGCGCGGCAGTGGCGCTGGCGGGCAGCCTCGGCTGCACAACCAAGATCGATGCACCGCCGTTGACGGGGCCCTCGGAACTTTCGACGTCGATTGCCGTCTACGCCAACCCGGACAGCCTCGCGCGGAACGGGGCCGCCCAGTCGCAGATCACGATTCAGGCCCGCAATGCCAGCAATCAACCCATCCCGAGTCTGACCCTCACCCTTGCCACCAGAGGGCTCGATGCCCTGGGTCGGACGGTCGTCGGCGACGTCGGACAGCTGTCCGCAAGCCAGATGACGACCGGCGGGGATGGGCGGGCCTCGGTGTATTACAACGCGCCCAATACGGCACTCAACACTCTGGTATCGGTGATGATCCTCGTGACACCCGTCGGCGCCGACGCCTCTGGAGCGCTTCCCCGAAGCGTCACCATTCGCCTGACCTCGGCCGCCATCGCCAATCCACCTATCGCCAGCTTCACGTTCCTGCCTGCCGCTCCGATCGGCGACCAGAGCGTGTACTTCAACGCGTCTGCCAGTTCGCCCGGTTCGAGCCCGATCTCGAGCTACTCGTGGGACTTTGGCGATGGTTCGCGAGGTTCAGGCATTGTCCAGAGTCACTCGTTCAACGGCTGTTCGGGCACCGCGTCCAACACCACCAGCGGAATCTTCGTCGTGCGGTTGACCGTGGCCGACTTGTTGGGCTCATCCACGGAATTCGCCACCGTGGTGACCGTGTTGAAGTGCAAGCCGTAG
- the pilO gene encoding type 4a pilus biogenesis protein PilO — protein sequence MDLSLKKLPWYAQAGAFVAVAILGVAAFYHWYATPVIAKQAEQQARLDVLRADIRKGMTIAGQLHQFQAQVAELERRLEGLRAVLPEEKDFGDLLRNLQTLAMQSNLTIGLFTPAPVVTKQMHVEWPINVELDGTYHNLGMFFDRISRFSRIINIGAVRIRAKDKPDPNSSVQVAFVATTFVLIEAAKPGAAKPVAAKPVAGVK from the coding sequence ATGGACCTGAGCCTGAAAAAACTGCCCTGGTACGCGCAGGCTGGAGCGTTTGTCGCCGTGGCAATCCTCGGCGTGGCGGCGTTCTACCACTGGTACGCCACGCCCGTGATCGCCAAGCAGGCCGAACAGCAGGCGCGTCTGGACGTGCTTCGAGCGGACATCCGGAAGGGGATGACCATCGCCGGCCAGCTGCACCAGTTCCAGGCCCAGGTGGCGGAACTGGAGAGGCGGCTCGAAGGACTTCGGGCGGTCCTGCCCGAGGAAAAGGATTTCGGCGACCTGCTTCGCAATCTGCAGACCCTGGCGATGCAGTCGAACCTGACGATCGGGCTGTTCACCCCGGCTCCGGTGGTGACCAAGCAGATGCATGTCGAGTGGCCCATCAACGTCGAGCTCGACGGGACCTACCACAACCTCGGGATGTTCTTCGACCGCATCTCGAGGTTCTCGCGCATCATTAACATCGGTGCTGTGCGCATCCGGGCCAAGGACAAGCCCGATCCGAACAGCAGCGTCCAGGTCGCCTTCGTGGCAACCACCTTCGTGCTGATCGAGGCCGCCAAACCTGGTGCCGCCAAGCCTGTTGCGGCCAAACCTGTTGCAGGAGTCAAGTAG
- the rpsI gene encoding 30S ribosomal protein S9 gives MTLIQYYGTGRRKTSTARVFLRPGTGTISVNHREFENYFPTGVLRTEIREPLVLTETADKFDILATVAGGGIAGQAGAVRLGISRALCRYNLELRGALKKEGLLTRDARAKERKKYGLAGARKRFQFSKR, from the coding sequence TTGACTCTGATCCAGTACTACGGCACCGGGCGCCGTAAGACCTCCACCGCCCGCGTCTTCCTTCGGCCGGGAACCGGCACGATCTCGGTCAATCACCGCGAGTTCGAGAACTACTTTCCCACCGGCGTGCTGCGGACGGAGATTCGCGAGCCGCTGGTGCTGACCGAAACCGCCGACAAGTTCGACATTCTGGCGACGGTCGCCGGCGGCGGCATCGCGGGACAGGCCGGCGCGGTTCGCCTGGGCATTTCGCGCGCCTTGTGCCGCTACAACCTGGAACTGCGCGGCGCGTTGAAGAAGGAAGGCCTGCTGACGCGTGACGCCCGGGCCAAGGAGCGCAAGAAGTACGGGCTGGCCGGCGCGCGCAAGCGCTTCCAGTTCAGTAAACGGTAA
- a CDS encoding threonine synthase: protein MSLLTHLECSVPCGAPPRDPRQWNHLCSCGMPLVARYDLAAAAATWSKESLRGREPNMWRYRELMPLVDGEQPVTLGEGFTPLFHAERLGRDLGLTSVYIKDESLNPTNSFKARGLSAAVTKARTVGAKTLSVPSAGNAANAMAAYAACAGLEAKVFMPRDVKVPFIRECQLYGADVTLVEGLITDAGRVAAERGGPLGWYDVSTLKEPYRIEGKKTMAYELAEQMDWRWPDWIIYPTGGGTGIVGMWKAFEEIERIGWVRNCKRPRMVSVQAETCAPIVRAYQQGLEKAEMWQNATTIADGLRVPKAIGDFLILRAVRESGGTALTVSDTDMVRDMKAIGALEGVSAAPEGGATLGALRKLQAQGLVKPNDTVVLFNTGGALKYLDVLA from the coding sequence GTGTCGCTGCTGACCCATCTCGAGTGTTCTGTTCCCTGCGGGGCGCCGCCGCGCGACCCGCGCCAGTGGAACCACCTGTGCTCGTGCGGCATGCCGCTGGTGGCCCGCTATGATCTCGCGGCGGCCGCCGCGACGTGGTCGAAGGAGAGTTTGCGAGGGCGCGAGCCCAACATGTGGAGGTATCGCGAGCTGATGCCGCTGGTCGATGGCGAACAGCCTGTGACGCTCGGTGAGGGCTTCACGCCGTTGTTTCATGCCGAACGGCTGGGCCGGGACCTGGGCCTGACGTCGGTCTACATCAAGGACGAGTCGCTGAATCCGACCAACTCGTTCAAGGCCCGCGGCCTCTCCGCCGCCGTCACCAAGGCGCGCACGGTCGGCGCGAAAACGCTCTCGGTGCCGTCGGCGGGCAACGCGGCCAACGCGATGGCGGCCTACGCCGCGTGCGCTGGCCTCGAAGCCAAGGTCTTCATGCCGCGCGACGTGAAGGTGCCGTTTATTCGCGAGTGCCAGCTCTACGGCGCGGACGTGACGCTGGTCGAAGGGCTCATCACGGACGCCGGACGCGTGGCCGCCGAGCGGGGAGGTCCGCTCGGATGGTACGACGTCTCCACACTCAAGGAGCCGTACCGCATCGAGGGCAAGAAGACGATGGCGTACGAGCTGGCCGAACAGATGGACTGGCGGTGGCCCGACTGGATCATCTACCCGACCGGCGGCGGCACGGGCATCGTCGGCATGTGGAAGGCGTTTGAAGAGATCGAGCGGATCGGCTGGGTGCGCAACTGCAAGCGGCCGCGCATGGTGAGCGTCCAGGCGGAGACCTGCGCACCGATCGTCCGCGCCTATCAGCAGGGTCTGGAAAAGGCCGAGATGTGGCAGAACGCGACGACCATTGCCGACGGCCTGCGTGTGCCAAAGGCGATTGGCGACTTCCTGATTCTGCGAGCCGTGCGCGAGAGCGGCGGCACCGCGTTGACCGTGAGCGATACCGACATGGTGCGCGACATGAAGGCCATCGGCGCGCTTGAAGGCGTGAGCGCCGCGCCAGAGGGCGGCGCAACACTTGGGGCGCTGCGCAAGCTGCAGGCGCAAGGGCTGGTCAAGCCGAACGACACCGTCGTGCTCTTCAACACCGGCGGGGCGTTGAAGTACTTGGACGTGCTCGCATAG